The DNA segment CGCTGTCTTAAAGTATGTGTATGAGGAAATGATTGTCTCACTTCAATGATGTTGACGAAGCAGCGTATTTGGTTACTGAGCGTTGCATTATTTCAAGCTAGTATTATGCAATATCTATGCAACTactttgaaatatcaaataatagcATGTAGTTAAATGCCAGACAATGTGATATGATTGAACGAGATAATATCCTATAATTTTgtgtttcatataattatttctaaTACTCACCTTTATTTCATGCAGGCTGGTATAGCTACAGAAAGACTGACAATAGTCCTTGAACCGGAAGCTGCCTCGTTATATTGCCGACATCTTCCTGTGAATACAACCGTTAGTGATGGTAGTTTGACGATATCCGAATTCCCGACGGGATCAAAGTACATGGTTCTCGATGCTGGAGGTAAAGCAAGGCCATAGTTGCTTAGTAAATGTTCAGAACTTTGCATTTACTTTCACTTGATCAAGGGTGTGTAAATATGTTTCTGACCTCAATATATCTGTTTCTGTTTTATCTAGTGGTTTGCAATCCATATAAATAAGACATATAAAGATTAATGATAAACTACAGAACGAATGCTGTGATTAGCAATCATccggttttaaaataaagttgtATGTTCCATAATGGTTTTAACATGGTGGACTATAGATTTGCACTCCGTCTGTTGGTATGTAaactattttaatgaaatttggtgtTTCTATGGAGGACAGTGAGGAGATTACGCacgttattttgttttgatacatGTAATTAGGATTACAATTATTGTTGTTGTGAAATTAAAAAGTGGTCGATTCAAAAGATTATGTTGATCATATAATTACACCTAAAGCATGAAAACTATTTTGACGCAAGTTGGAAGGCAGGTTGAAGAGGTCCTCTCACACGCAGATTATATTAGTTTCTTAAGCCTGATAGTTACTATGACTTTATAATGAAGAGAAGAACAAGTTATTTCAGTAAGCTACtgtaataattaaatatatattttatattacatcCACAATGTATTGATCGGCAATACAGGCGATACGGGTATTCAATAGCGAAAAGAGATGAACTCGGATGCCGTTAACTTTGAAACGTATTTGATTATTATTATCCAattctgttttataaaataagataatttaaccCGTATACGGGATCTTCAggaaaatctttttgtttgtaATATAAATCTAAACCTGTCGAAGCTTCATTCATTGGCGGAGACCATTTACAAGAAATGCAGTGTAAAAGAACTATAACTCTTACTTGTTGACTTTTTAGGTCACCTGAACCAGCGGTTCAGGTGGACTATTGTGATTGGCCTGTGTCCGTATTCTGTCGTCCACTGTCCGTCCTGTGGCGTTAGCTTTTCGTctgtaaacaactttttctgaaaaagcgcttgatggatcatcaccaaatttggtctgtagcatccttgaaAGGTCTTCTCCTCAGAATGTTGAAATGGTTcagcttgactgattttaggagccgccagagctaaaaatagagaaacctttaaACAAACTCttgtcatgaactgcttgatggaatttcaccaaagttggtctgtagcatgcTACTCAGGTCTTCTCatatatttgttcaaatggctccgcttgactgattttagggtcactagagctaaaaatagaaacaaaaaaccATTTAAACGACTTGTTCTGATGAACCGCTTGAACCGTCTAatagatcatcaccaaactttgtctgtagtacTCTTGTGACGTCCACACTCAAATGGTTCAGCTCGACTGATTTTAGAGGTAAACTAAAAAACCTTCAAAACAACTGCTTCTCATGAGCTACTGGATAGATTGTCACCTTATCTGGTATGTATCATCCTTCTAAGGTCCTCTCCTATATTTGTTTGAATGGTACCGCTTGACAGATTTTTGGTGCTGCCacagctaaaaatataaaaaggggcTGTCAGataaaaaattgtatttgttaAAAGAAATTTCTATATGTTTTGCTTGACTTATCTGACAGAATTTAAAATACAACTGCATTTATTTAGTAAGAATTATTCTTGTATTAACTAAATTTTAGTTAAGAAAGGGCTCATGAGAAAATGTAAAATCCAAAAACTGCATCATCTGTGAATATATTGATAGTTCTGACCTCTGCAACAGATCAAAAAGGTGGCTTCCTAGAAGCATATACTTAAACGTGGATAGGAGTGGAGTGGACTTTATCAATGTAATAGGTCATAGAGCCATGCGGTAAATCCTGGAATGGACTGgaatttagtttattataaaagattttaatgaCTGATGCCTCTCTGATTTTTtagatagaaaatatatatttattctacACTGAGAAGTTTTTAGTATATACTTTATGCTGTCTATTCAGAATGTGATTGTTTTGCTGCAACATGTAATTCATACCAGTGATGAAAGTGTGTTTTAGTGACACATTTCTTAAGTGGCATCTTCAAAGGAACGGGACTAATAAGTCCTGATTTCCTGTCTTGGTCATATCTTTGCGCATTTCAGCACCTTTTTTCATAAACACAATTACTCAAATATATACTCatggtcaggtgagcgatttacGGCCACAATGGCCCTGTGGTTTAACTATCTCCCTTTATTTGACTTACTCATAAAACTCGCCCAGATCATAACTCCAAAGCGGAAGTGCATTGTAAAAGAAACATAACTTAACTTTGCTtacttttgaattatctccctttatcaaaaATACTAATCCGATCTTCAGTCATTGAAGAGATTTTATTCGAACTGAATAAAAAGATGTTGAGAAGATGTGTATTGCAAAAGAACCATAATCGGCCTTGCTTACGTTCTGCATTCCCTCCATCCATTCAGTTTACTCATTGCACTCTAGTTCTGAGCAAAACTGAAAAAGGGATTCTGTTATAGCATCACACAATCGCAGTGATCATTTAGAGATGACACAGTGCACAAGAACCATAATTCTATCTTGTTtaccttttgaattatctccctttatttaatTCACTTGTCCGAGACATAACTCTATAAGTGCTGAAGGGATTTTGTAGAAATTTCTTACATAGATAGAGGACATTGTTGGGAAGTGCATTGTGCCATACATCTACaatgcttatacatgtattttgaataatcTCCCTTTATTTAACCCATAAAACTTCGAGAAAGGGATTTTACTGAAACTTTTCACAATGGCAGTGGACAGTAGAGGAAGTGCAGTAAACAAGAACCATATCTATACTTTTCTTACCTCTTGAATTATCtacattcagtaaattttcttgGAATTTTGGAAAGGAATCATTCAAACTTTACGATCGTGGTAAACAACAGTTTAGAAACTGCACTGTGTATAAGTTTTTGCATACATATTGATCACAGTAGTTCTTGATAACTGACTAACATGCATATAattctttatttgaaaatatttccatttctTGGCCACCTTTTACACGAAACATTTGCTTTGGCGAGGGGATGGTTATGTCCAACATGACTGTTGTTCAAGGGAGAAAATAGAGGTAGATCTTTAACTGCATACGCTGTAGGGGACAGTGTACATATTGCTGTTCATCAATCAAGCACCTTGTTTATATAACTTTTACAGGGGGAACGATTGAAATCACGGTCCATGAAGTTCAAAGTCAATATACCTTACGAGAAGTCAGAGCAGCAAATGGAGGTGACTGGGGAGGAATCATGGTGGATAAAGCATTTGAAAACTTTCTCTGTGACCTGGTTGGTGAAACTGTGTTTGATACTTTTAAACATTTGGAAACGGTGGATTGGCTTCATCTTAGTCGAGAGTTTGAATTCAAGAAACAAGCAGCTGGAACACAATCGGAGGGAAACGTGATAATGCATTTTCCGGTGTCGCTTACTGATCTATTTGAGACTGACAAGGAGAGAAAAATGAGTATCAAAGATACAATAGTAGCTTCAAAATATGGTAAAACTGTAGAGCTGAAAAGAGACAAGTTGAAAATATCACATTCTACAGTAGATAAGTTATTTGAAGTCTCAATACAGCAAATAGTTATGCACGTACAAAAATTGATGAACGATGAAAGAATGGCGGACATCAAAGCCGTACTCATGGTGGGCGGATACTCAGAGTCTCCTTTATTGCAACGTGCAATCAAATCAGCACTTCCAGGAATCCATATTTTGATTCCACAAGAGGCATCATCTGCTGTGTTGAGGGGAGCCTTGATTTTTGGTCACAACCCTATGACAATAACCGAGAGGGTACTTAAATATACATATGGTATAGATAAGTACAAGCCATTTGTAAAGGGAAAACATCAAAAAAGCAAACGTAGAATAACTGATGTAGGTGACCGCTGTAACGACATTTTTGACAAACTGATTGAAAAGGGGTTGAGGGTGAAACCCGGCGAAACACAAGTTAAAAGAGAATATTGCACTGTGTACAAGAAACAAACCAGTATGTGTTTTTGTATTTTCTCTTCTGAAGAGAAAAATCCTACATATGTAGATGACAAAGGATGCACCAAAATCGGAACAATCCGAATAAAATTTGAAGAACCAGACGATTTACCAG comes from the Mercenaria mercenaria strain notata chromosome 9, MADL_Memer_1, whole genome shotgun sequence genome and includes:
- the LOC123547103 gene encoding heat shock 70 kDa protein 12B-like isoform X1, producing the protein MHVIVAAIDFGTTYSGWAFSFRTDYEKDPTKADVKHWHSGTGTLVTTKTPTCLLVKPDGVTFQAFGYEAENQYMELADKDEHKNYYYFRRFKMLLFGALGKHLTKKTKVMDEMGKELLAVDVFAMSIKFMVDDLMVVVNQRLTGIITETDIHWVLTVPAIWSDPAKQFMRHAATKAGIATERLTIVLEPEAASLYCRHLPVNTTVSDGSLTISEFPTGSKYMVLDAGGGTIEITVHEVQSQYTLREVRAANGGDWGGIMVDKAFENFLCDLVGETVFDTFKHLETVDWLHLSREFEFKKQAAGTQSEGNVIMHFPVSLTDLFETDKERKMSIKDTIVASKYGKTVELKRDKLKISHSTVDKLFEVSIQQIVMHVQKLMNDERMADIKAVLMVGGYSESPLLQRAIKSALPGIHILIPQEASSAVLRGALIFGHNPMTITERVLKYTYGIDKYKPFVKGKHQKSKRRITDVGDRCNDIFDKLIEKGLRVKPGETQVKREYCTVYKKQTSMCFCIFSSEEKNPTYVDDKGCTKIGTIRIKFEEPDDLPGRKVNLTMLLGGTEIIVELEDEKTGNKVINTAEFWG
- the LOC123547103 gene encoding heat shock 70 kDa protein 12B-like isoform X2; this encodes MHVIVAAIDFGTTYSGWAFSFRTDYEKDPTKADVKHWHSGTGTLVTTKTPTCLLVKPDGVTFQAFGYEAENQYMELADKDEHKNYYYFRRFKMLLFGALGKAGIATERLTIVLEPEAASLYCRHLPVNTTVSDGSLTISEFPTGSKYMVLDAGGGTIEITVHEVQSQYTLREVRAANGGDWGGIMVDKAFENFLCDLVGETVFDTFKHLETVDWLHLSREFEFKKQAAGTQSEGNVIMHFPVSLTDLFETDKERKMSIKDTIVASKYGKTVELKRDKLKISHSTVDKLFEVSIQQIVMHVQKLMNDERMADIKAVLMVGGYSESPLLQRAIKSALPGIHILIPQEASSAVLRGALIFGHNPMTITERVLKYTYGIDKYKPFVKGKHQKSKRRITDVGDRCNDIFDKLIEKGLRVKPGETQVKREYCTVYKKQTSMCFCIFSSEEKNPTYVDDKGCTKIGTIRIKFEEPDDLPGRKVNLTMLLGGTEIIVELEDEKTGNKVINTAEFWG